One Paralichthys olivaceus isolate ysfri-2021 chromosome 21, ASM2471397v2, whole genome shotgun sequence genomic window carries:
- the LOC109644040 gene encoding zinc finger protein 260-like, producing the protein MELQPMKTPLSDRLRAAVQEIVHVLQRKMMKRMKMMMKKNSETSAEHQRAVVHKRLSVVADDIFRILEKMMSDYEADISRSHDDIEQQRLDVTLKTETDSDRLCGSDVSSEQQRREQSSSSKTSGSPQFKDASTETDSEFVHTKPSHLHPTQMVEKGTSTLTETETRGEQCVLSSRNSEAGSENKDSKKEPSEKTLKSNKKITLQSPRQSHGASHEDDAGRKKIKTHTRKNATTDNSQTAGQSCCRVCGKFFRYKRSFLKHVLQHEHSSDLCGVCGKHLESHDSLRFHLQTHREENICRVEASDKQSEADAESNAGDSDEDWKESEGSDGEDVDSDKDESKKRKTQTKIPASNKPKKPRYQDLSHVKYCCKVCGRSFCYRASFLKHVQEDEMDTDVCGVCGKRFATEENLRLHLQTYIRSNDCEVCGKHFDGHQQLEMHMRTHTGEKPYICSVCGKAFAQNGNLMGHMRRHTGERPYVCSVCSQGFSSKESMRDHMRIHTGEKPFLCSICGKGFRQRGTLKTHMMIHTGEFPHRCIICDKKFFKSGGLKIHMRSHTGEKPFLCNICGKSFTANSSLTKHMGVHDRDRTHGCRVRDKRPSREEDLKRQVQTHGDQVAQMTTLQR; encoded by the exons AAACGTCAGCTGAGCACCAGAGGGCCGTCGTGCACAAGCGACTGTCGGTTGTTGCGGACGACATCTTTAGGATCCTGGAGAAAATGATGAGTGATTATGAAGCGGATATCTCCCGTTCCCATGACGACATCGAGCAGCAGCGCCTGGACGTCACGTTGAAAACTGAGACGGACTCAG ATCGACTCTGTGGGTCGGACGTTTCCTCCGAGCAGCAGAGAcgtgagcagagcagcagctcgaAAACATCAGGTTCACCGCAGTTCAAAGACGCGTCCACGGAGACGGACTCTGAGTTCGTCCACACTAAGCCTTCACATCTTCACCCGACACAAATGGTGGAGAAAGGCACCTCGACGCTGACGGAAACAGAGACTCGCGGGGAACAGTGTGTGCTGTCGTCGAGAAATTCAGAAGCTGGGAGCGAAAATAAAGACAGCAAGAAAGAGCCGAGTGAGAAAACGCTCAAATCAAACAAGAAAATAACTCTTCAGAGCCCGAGACAAAGCCACGGGGCTTCCCACGAGGACGACGCCGGccggaagaaaataaaaacgcACACGAGGAAAAATGCTACGACAGACAACAGTCAGACTGCAGGACAGAGCTGTTGCAGAGTGTGTGGAAAGTTTTTCCGCTACAAACGCTCTTTTCTGAAACACGTTCTTCAGCACGAGCACAGCAGCGACCTGTGTGGAGTCTGCGGAAAACATTTGGAGTCTCACGACAGCCTCAGGTTTCATTTACAAACCCACAGAGAGGAGAACATCTGCAGGGTCGAAGCAAGTGACAAACAGTCGGAGGCAGACGCTGAGAGTAACGCGGGGGACAGTGACGAGGACTGGAAGGAGAGCGAAGGCAGTGACGGCGAGGATGTGGACAGCGATAAAGATgagagcaaaaaaagaaagacgcAAACAAAAATCCCGGCGTCAAACAAACCGAAAAAACCAAGGTACCAGGATTTATCTCACGTGAAATACTGCTGCAAAGTGTGCGGCAGGTCTTTCTGCTACAGAGCCTCTTTTTTGAAGCACGTGCAGGAAGACGAGATGGACACAGACGTTTGTGGCGTCTGTGGGAAACGGTTTGCGACTGAGGAGAACCTGAGGCTTCACTTGCAGACGTACATCAGATCCAACGACTGTGAAGTTTGCGGGAAACATTTTGACGGCCACCAACAGCTGGAGATGCACATGAGAACCCACACGGGAGAGAAACCGTACATCTGCAGCGTCTGCGGCAAAGCCTTCGCTCAGAACGGAAACCTGATGGGACACATGAGGAGGCACACGGGTGAGAGGCCGTATGTTTGCAGCGTGTGCAGTCAGGGCTTCAGCTCTAAAGAGAGCATGAGGGATCACATGCGGATCCACACCGGCGAGAAACCATTTCTCTGCAGCATCTGCGGAAAAGGATTCAGACAGAGGGGGACCCTGAAGACGCACATGATGATCCACACGGGGGAGTTCCCGCACCGATGCATTATCTGCGACAAGAAGTTCTTCAAGAGCGGTGGGCTGAAGATCCACATGAGGTCGCACACCGGGGAGAAGCCGTTCCTGTGCAACATCTGCGGGAAAAGCTTCACCGCCAACAGCTCGCTCACCAAACACATGGGCGTCCACGATAGAGACCGAACGCACGGCTGCAGAGTCCGCGACAAGCGACCCTCGAGGGAAGAGGATCTGAAAAGACAAGTTCAGACTCACGGGGATCAAGTTGCGCAGATGACGACTCTTCAACGCTAA
- the LOC138406062 gene encoding uncharacterized protein codes for MTDYYSNLRLPSDMSKQRDDLDWTSGNQITNDQSTDHSSAPSQLISNPQTWSSNTSSNNVFNLLSSSGQQEISRIEASFNQLDVNSREGRTCPNVAIKNTGARNVKPQICKSRLPVRVSSNKLCSQSQPMVKDKAKENVVKFKDRKRTMHRVRERLDPFENLFPKSRIPVMKAIKHIVCSQARQQVGKQSAVCDSSITTNRGSKQLTKSRSSTQQRYSFVKIPGRSSTMETGRKNCGVVSKNLRTRSGSSQVVKHLNQTLPKEAETSLEGKTLPIEDEESCSLSTTRNTSLSEPSRASRSSCPSRTSTSTSTTTSTPSTRHVKAEVEQASSEMVRRRRRKSRRTLGEKEQEQKEEGSQVDQPIKAPVTENETSL; via the coding sequence ATGACAGATTATTATTCAAATCTCAGACTTCCTTCAGATATGTCCAAACAAAGAGACGATTTGGATTGGACCTCAGGTAATCAGATCACTAATGACCAAAGCACAGATCATTCTTCTGCACCTTCACAACTTATAAGCAATCCCCAAACATGGAGTAGTAATACCAGTAGCAATAATGTGTTCAACTTGTTGTCCTCTTCAGGACAGCAGGAGATAAGCAGGATAGAAGCATCCTTCAACCAGCTAGATGTGAACAGCAGGGAAGGCAGGACTTGTCCTAATGTAGCAATAAAAAATACAGGAGCCAGAAATGTTAAACCCCAGATATGCAAGTCTAGGTTACCAGTGAGGGTGTCTAGCAATAAACTATGCAGCCAAAGTCAACCAATGGTGAAAGACAAGGCGAAAGAAAATGTTGTTAAATTCAAAGACAGGAAACGGACAATGCATAGAGTGAGGGAAAGATTAGACCCTTTTGAGAATTTATTTCCTAAATCTAGAATCCCAGTAATGAAAGCCATTAAACACATCGTATGTTCTCAGGCGCGGCAGCAGGTTGGTAAACAATCTGCAGTTTGTGATAGCAGCATTACAACTAACAGGGGTAGTAAACAGCTAACTAAAAGCAGATCCAGCACTCAGCAAAGATACAGCTTTGTGAAAATCCCAGGTAGAAGTAGCACAATGGAGACTGGGAGAAAAAACTGTGGTGTGGTCTCAAAAAACTTAAGAACAAGGTCAGGTAGTAGCCAGGTAGTCAAGCATTTGAACCAAACCCTTCCCAAGGAGGCTGAAACAAGCTTAGAGGGGAAAACACTGCCCATAGAGGACGAAGagagctgcagcctcagcacGACCAGGAACACTTCCCTGTCAGAGCCATCTAGAGCCTCTAGAAGTTCCTGCCCTTCACGCACCTCTACCTCTACCTCCACCACCACATCAACACCATCTACTAGACATGTGAAAGCTGAGGTTGAGCAGGCCAGCAGTGAaatggtgaggaggaggaggaggaagagtaggCGGACACTTGGAGAAAAGGAGCAAGAGCAGAAGGAGGAAGGGAGTCAGGTTGATCAACCAATCAAGGCTCCTGTCACGGAGAACGAGACTAGTTTGTAA